From a single Anaerolineales bacterium genomic region:
- a CDS encoding pirin family protein, which translates to MNNRTISHIIEPNLVIEGAGVLLRRSFGPHASNKFDPFLLFDHFAFNNPLEGPIRGFPTHPHRGIETVTYMLEGTVRHRDSLGNAGTIAEGDVQWMTSGRGILHEEMPRRSENGNIYGFQLWVNLPAAQKMSQPRYQEIATGEIPIVEKDGVTTRLVAGTVDGVTGPVTEIAAAPLYMDVKLDPGSRFSLPIPSGHTALAYVFEGVGEFSGEAVESVSMVVFNDDGDQIEVKTDAGVRFMLIAGAPFKEPIVPYGPFVMNTREEIEETIRDLRNGTFIK; encoded by the coding sequence ATGAACAACCGAACCATTTCCCACATCATCGAACCCAACCTCGTGATCGAAGGCGCAGGCGTTTTACTGAGGCGCTCCTTCGGTCCGCATGCCAGCAACAAATTCGACCCCTTCCTGCTCTTCGACCACTTCGCCTTCAACAACCCGCTCGAAGGACCCATCCGCGGCTTCCCCACCCACCCGCACCGCGGCATCGAAACCGTCACCTACATGCTCGAAGGCACCGTCCGCCATCGCGACAGCCTCGGCAACGCCGGCACCATCGCCGAAGGCGACGTGCAATGGATGACCAGCGGGCGCGGCATCCTGCACGAGGAAATGCCCCGCCGCAGCGAGAACGGCAACATCTACGGCTTCCAGTTGTGGGTCAACCTGCCCGCCGCGCAGAAGATGAGTCAGCCGCGCTATCAGGAGATCGCCACAGGCGAGATTCCCATCGTCGAAAAGGATGGCGTGACCACACGCCTCGTCGCCGGAACTGTGGACGGAGTCACCGGACCCGTGACCGAGATCGCCGCCGCGCCTCTTTACATGGACGTGAAGCTGGACCCCGGTTCCCGATTCTCTCTCCCCATCCCAAGCGGACACACGGCGCTCGCATACGTCTTCGAGGGCGTTGGTGAGTTTTCAGGCGAGGCGGTTGAATCCGTCAGCATGGTGGTGTTCAACGACGATGGCGACCAGATTGAAGTTAAGACAGATGCGGGCGTCCGCTTCATGCTCATCGCAGGCGCACCGTTCAAAGAACCCATCGTGCCGTACGGTCCCTTCGTCATGAATACCCGCGAAGAGATCGAAGAAACCATCCGCGACCTGCGGAATGGCACGTTCATAAAATAA
- a CDS encoding class I SAM-dependent methyltransferase yields the protein MPTQEEIYKTEGDKYEALIAREDHQGNIINALREITPLENRLVLDLGAGTGRLACLLAPIVDHVRAFDISEEMLRVCKQKLTASGLSNWQVDVADHRQLPVDDHSADLAVSGWSVAYLYQWHPDTWRDELTKWMNEMRRVLKPNSHIVLFESLGTGNEAPIRLEHLKDYYPWLDEAGFQSKWIRTDYKFESIEEAEELSHFFFGDELGNKVRDNKWIILPECTGVWWKKM from the coding sequence ATGCCTACACAAGAAGAAATTTACAAGACCGAAGGGGACAAATACGAAGCGCTGATCGCGCGCGAGGACCATCAAGGGAACATCATCAACGCCCTGCGTGAGATCACGCCCTTGGAAAACCGCCTCGTGCTGGACCTTGGGGCTGGTACTGGACGATTAGCCTGTCTGCTCGCCCCCATCGTTGACCATGTCCGCGCGTTCGATATTTCAGAGGAAATGCTGCGGGTCTGCAAACAAAAGCTCACCGCTAGCGGACTCTCCAACTGGCAGGTGGATGTTGCCGACCATCGCCAACTGCCCGTGGACGACCATTCCGCCGACCTTGCTGTCTCTGGCTGGAGCGTGGCATATCTGTATCAGTGGCATCCCGACACTTGGCGCGATGAATTGACCAAATGGATGAACGAGATGCGGCGCGTTCTAAAACCGAACAGCCACATCGTCCTGTTTGAATCGCTGGGCACCGGGAACGAAGCGCCGATCCGGTTGGAACATCTCAAAGACTACTATCCCTGGCTGGATGAAGCCGGATTCCAAAGCAAGTGGATCCGCACGGATTACAAATTCGAATCCATCGAAGAAGCCGAAGAACTCTCCCACTTTTTCTTCGGCGATGAGCTGGGCAACAAAGTGCGCGATAACAAGTGGATCATCCTACCGGAATGCACAGGCGTGTGGTGGAAGAAAATGTAG
- a CDS encoding NUDIX domain-containing protein: protein MPQFDQGITRDRYMLIPRTALFLRRGDEYLLIKGAPTKRLWAGKYNGLGGHVERGEDVLSAARRELLEEAGVEADLWLCGTVIVDVGDVGICLFVVCGENVRGEVQPSREGSVEWVRKDALAQLPVVEDLPVLLERIHSMKRGDPPFSARSFYQDEKLKVVFGE from the coding sequence ATGCCACAATTCGATCAAGGCATCACCCGCGACAGATACATGCTCATTCCGCGCACGGCGCTTTTTTTGCGGCGCGGGGACGAATATTTGCTGATAAAAGGCGCACCAACGAAGCGTTTGTGGGCGGGCAAATACAACGGACTTGGCGGTCACGTGGAACGCGGGGAGGACGTCCTGTCCGCGGCGCGGCGGGAACTGCTGGAGGAGGCGGGCGTGGAAGCGGATTTGTGGCTGTGCGGCACGGTCATCGTGGATGTTGGAGATGTGGGCATCTGTCTGTTCGTGGTGTGCGGAGAAAATGTACGGGGAGAAGTCCAGCCTTCGCGGGAGGGATCCGTGGAATGGGTCCGGAAAGATGCGCTCGCTCAACTTCCGGTGGTGGAGGATCTGCCGGTCCTGCTGGAGAGGATCCATTCGATGAAGCGCGGCGATCCGCCCTTTTCTGCGCGTTCGTTCTATCAGGATGAAAAACTAAAGGTCGTGTTCGGGGAGTAG
- a CDS encoding TIGR02206 family membrane protein produces the protein MLDFFSVEYTDVPLQIFGPKHLTIVAAFVVFYLSFIYFRKAWNEKQKRNMRIALAIALAVTEISIHVWWVYWGIWSIQTTLPLHLCSIMVWITVYVAFTGNKKLYDFTYFLGIGGALQALLTPADASMYDIPHYRIMQTLIAHGLLIAIPIYMTVVEGYRPTLASFKRIFIWTNIYMVFIFFLNRAIGSNYLFIAEKPPSPTLLDVLSPWPWYIPQLEILAFAILFLLYVPFLIKDWRAKRQPVAA, from the coding sequence ATGCTCGATTTCTTCTCGGTTGAATATACTGACGTGCCTCTGCAAATTTTCGGACCCAAACACCTGACCATCGTTGCGGCGTTCGTGGTCTTTTACCTGTCTTTTATTTACTTCCGCAAAGCATGGAATGAAAAACAAAAACGGAATATGCGGATTGCGCTTGCGATTGCATTAGCTGTCACCGAGATCAGCATTCACGTTTGGTGGGTGTATTGGGGTATTTGGAGCATCCAAACCACCCTGCCGCTTCATCTGTGCAGCATCATGGTGTGGATCACTGTCTATGTGGCGTTCACGGGCAATAAAAAACTATATGATTTTACCTACTTCCTTGGCATCGGCGGCGCATTGCAGGCGCTGCTCACCCCTGCCGACGCTTCGATGTACGACATCCCGCACTACCGCATCATGCAGACACTCATCGCCCACGGATTGTTGATCGCCATTCCCATTTACATGACCGTGGTAGAGGGCTACCGTCCCACGCTGGCGTCCTTCAAGCGCATTTTCATCTGGACAAATATTTACATGGTGTTCATCTTCTTCCTCAACCGCGCCATCGGCAGCAACTACCTGTTTATCGCCGAGAAACCACCTTCCCCCACCCTGCTGGATGTGCTCTCGCCGTGGCCCTGGTACATCCCACAGTTGGAGATCCTGGCGTTCGCCATCCTGTTCCTGCTCTACGTTCCTTTCCTCATCAAGGACTGGCGCGCCAAACGCCAGCCAGTTGCCGCCTGA
- the hppD gene encoding 4-hydroxyphenylpyruvate dioxygenase codes for MVTKDKPESRPMTEEADFLQIKSVDHVHFYVGNAKHAMYYWWKAFGFKPVAYSGLETGNREFASYVLESGQARLVVSAPYSPSSPIASHHMVHGDGVKVIALEVDDSEKAWQATTSRGGKSAWTPREEKDDFGIYRTSAIYTYGETLHVFVDRGDYKGVFAPTYKPISYEADSTGLAAIDHIVGNVQLGKMNHWVNFYHQVMGFRQLMHFDDKDISTEYSALMSKVMQNGNGRVKFPINEPADGKRKSQIEEYLDYYMSPGAQHLAIITGNILETVDKLRHNGVEFLRVPDTYYELLPDRIGTIKEDYKAVQELGILVDKDDEGYLLQIFTRPIQDRPTMFIEIIQRHGAQGFGKGNFKALFESLELEQQRRGNL; via the coding sequence ATGGTTACAAAAGATAAACCCGAATCCCGCCCCATGACCGAGGAAGCCGACTTCCTCCAGATCAAATCCGTTGACCACGTACATTTTTACGTCGGCAACGCCAAACATGCCATGTATTACTGGTGGAAAGCCTTCGGATTCAAACCTGTCGCGTATTCCGGGCTTGAGACCGGCAACCGTGAATTCGCCTCCTACGTGCTCGAATCGGGTCAGGCGCGCTTGGTCGTTTCCGCCCCTTATTCCCCCTCCAGCCCAATCGCTTCGCATCACATGGTGCACGGCGACGGCGTGAAGGTCATCGCACTCGAAGTGGATGACTCCGAAAAAGCCTGGCAGGCAACCACCTCCCGCGGGGGAAAATCCGCGTGGACGCCGCGTGAAGAAAAGGATGACTTCGGCATCTACCGCACCTCCGCCATTTACACCTACGGCGAGACCCTGCACGTCTTCGTGGACCGCGGCGATTACAAGGGCGTCTTTGCCCCCACCTACAAGCCCATCAGTTACGAAGCCGACTCCACAGGCTTAGCCGCCATCGACCACATCGTCGGCAACGTGCAACTCGGCAAGATGAATCACTGGGTCAACTTCTATCATCAAGTGATGGGCTTCCGCCAGTTGATGCACTTCGACGACAAAGACATCTCCACCGAATACTCCGCGCTCATGTCCAAGGTCATGCAGAACGGCAACGGACGCGTCAAATTCCCGATCAACGAACCTGCCGACGGCAAGCGCAAAAGCCAGATCGAAGAATACCTCGATTACTACATGTCCCCCGGCGCGCAGCATCTTGCCATCATCACCGGCAACATCCTCGAAACCGTGGACAAACTCCGCCACAACGGCGTGGAATTCCTGCGCGTGCCCGATACCTATTACGAATTGCTGCCCGACCGCATCGGCACCATCAAGGAAGATTACAAAGCCGTTCAGGAACTCGGCATCCTCGTGGACAAGGACGATGAAGGCTACCTCCTGCAGATCTTCACCCGCCCCATTCAGGACCGCCCGACCATGTTCATCGAGATCATTCAGCGTCATGGCGCGCAGGGCTTCGGCAAGGGCAACTTCAAAGCCCTGTTCGAATCGCTCGAACTCGAACAACAGCGCCGCGGCAACCTGTAG
- a CDS encoding NUDIX domain-containing protein, with protein MSQILYGPRLGKQGELRVGCSATIFDKNREKVLLTQRADNGHWCLPGGHMEAGESAAEACEREVLEETGLKVRATRLAGVYSNPDQLVIYKDGNKAFFVVLNFEAEILEGKLDLSDETTAFGWFSLAEMRSMPMHANHHIRVEDALRGGDAAMK; from the coding sequence ATGTCTCAAATTCTCTACGGACCGCGCCTCGGCAAACAAGGCGAACTGCGCGTGGGATGCAGCGCGACGATCTTCGATAAAAATCGCGAAAAAGTATTGCTCACCCAACGCGCCGACAACGGGCATTGGTGCCTGCCCGGCGGTCACATGGAGGCGGGCGAAAGCGCCGCCGAAGCCTGCGAACGCGAAGTGCTGGAAGAAACGGGCTTGAAAGTGCGCGCCACGCGCCTGGCTGGTGTGTACAGCAACCCCGACCAATTGGTGATCTACAAGGACGGCAACAAAGCCTTCTTTGTCGTGTTGAATTTTGAAGCGGAAATTCTGGAAGGCAAACTCGACTTGAGCGACGAGACCACCGCCTTCGGCTGGTTCTCGCTTGCGGAGATGCGGTCCATGCCGATGCACGCCAACCACCACATCCGCGTGGAGGATGCCCTGCGCGGCGGCGATGCGGCGATGAAATAA
- a CDS encoding ATP-binding protein, with translation MTTIRTPARIIPRAFPGIKPDEVQEIIINSQIKTYPADTVLCREDAVEHTFYMILEGDFEVTKIINNNEKRLLKTLKAGDFFGEMALIHNAPRAATVRSLGNVVVLELDREGFDRVLKRSPSVAMAMVGEISNRLRQNDQLAIEDLRLRASELADAYQKLAEQDLARREFLTNIAHELRTPLMVSSGYLHALKKGMLSGEQLNVTIETISRSVDQIVNLTNDLLFLQEMELVLPDFQPVNMTTVVENVIKKYDAPARAKSITLKLKGNARLSAVQGDGPTLERAVTALVDNAIKFSHPNSEVEIRLSEQGNHVTVSVTDRGIGIVPEIRPRIFDRFFHLEKSGDQLYSGLGIGLSITRQVIQQHRGTLDVESEPGKGSTFTISLLKWK, from the coding sequence ATGACCACCATCCGTACCCCCGCAAGGATCATCCCGCGCGCCTTCCCCGGCATCAAACCGGACGAGGTGCAGGAGATCATCATCAACAGCCAGATCAAGACCTACCCTGCCGATACGGTCCTGTGCAGGGAGGACGCTGTTGAGCATACTTTTTACATGATCCTCGAAGGGGATTTCGAGGTCACCAAGATCATCAATAATAACGAAAAACGCCTGCTGAAAACGCTCAAAGCAGGCGATTTCTTCGGCGAAATGGCGCTCATCCACAATGCGCCGCGCGCCGCCACCGTGCGCTCCCTGGGCAATGTGGTCGTGCTCGAACTGGATCGGGAAGGCTTTGACCGCGTGCTCAAGCGCAGCCCCAGCGTGGCAATGGCAATGGTCGGAGAGATCAGCAACCGGCTGAGACAGAACGATCAGCTCGCCATCGAAGACCTGCGCCTGCGCGCCTCCGAACTTGCGGATGCGTATCAGAAGCTCGCCGAACAGGACCTCGCCCGGCGTGAATTTCTGACGAACATCGCCCATGAACTGCGCACCCCGCTGATGGTCTCCAGCGGTTATCTGCACGCGCTCAAAAAGGGCATGCTCTCCGGCGAGCAATTGAATGTGACCATCGAGACCATCAGCCGGAGCGTGGACCAGATCGTGAACCTGACCAATGACCTGCTCTTCCTGCAAGAGATGGAACTCGTGCTGCCCGATTTCCAACCGGTGAATATGACCACCGTCGTGGAAAACGTCATCAAGAAATACGACGCGCCCGCGCGGGCAAAAAGCATCACGCTGAAGTTAAAAGGAAATGCACGCCTTTCGGCGGTTCAGGGGGATGGTCCCACTCTCGAACGAGCCGTCACCGCGCTGGTGGATAACGCCATCAAGTTCAGCCACCCCAACAGCGAAGTGGAAATCCGGCTTTCGGAACAGGGCAACCACGTCACCGTCAGCGTGACAGACCGCGGCATCGGCATTGTGCCGGAGATCCGTCCGCGCATCTTTGACCGTTTCTTCCACCTCGAAAAAAGCGGCGACCAACTCTACAGCGGGCTGGGCATCGGGCTTTCGATCACGCGCCAGGTCATCCAGCAGCATCGCGGCACGCTGGACGTGGAAAGCGAACCCGGCAAAGGCAGCACCTTCACCATCTCCCTGCTCAAGTGGAAATAG
- a CDS encoding glycosyltransferase family 87 protein: protein MMRHKYKTITIIIALSILFLTTARQIVHSQKYIDSDFFSFWLAGRMMLTGENPYHVDAWIEGHHKFGAEWISDNTFLYPLPAAIGFIPLGFLRIDHAYVAWVFLSQWLISAALYLLFRIWRSPTSMQFLLPIVLGVILFRPALVTLRNGQLGGMFLFLLAFVIYLWENDKWVQGSIALSLVALKPQYGIPILLLLAIWLVRHKKIPALLALSVSGVLLFVLGWLIDSSWVSTFLEIASRKSQHTFGFNPTMWGVSAYVCENRSVCTFLVGGSFSLLLTLPVLIFTFRIKEILSAFHVGIVTTTTLIVTPYIWAYDQILLLIPMFLIVAYLANNGYTYLKTSLVFLAFSIMSLGLLFLASLLRTDVWSALLPILVLLALIWLYAKKTNLDLSNSQPLPDV, encoded by the coding sequence ATGATGCGCCATAAATACAAAACCATAACAATAATTATTGCCTTATCCATTCTCTTCCTTACAACAGCCAGACAGATCGTCCATTCCCAGAAATACATTGATTCGGATTTTTTCTCATTCTGGCTTGCCGGCCGCATGATGTTGACGGGCGAAAACCCCTATCATGTTGATGCATGGATTGAAGGACATCACAAATTCGGCGCAGAGTGGATATCCGACAACACCTTCCTCTATCCGCTTCCGGCAGCGATCGGATTTATTCCCCTGGGATTTCTTCGCATCGACCATGCCTATGTGGCATGGGTGTTCCTGTCACAATGGCTGATCAGCGCAGCGCTGTATCTGCTTTTTCGGATATGGAGATCGCCAACATCAATGCAGTTTTTGCTGCCCATTGTGCTCGGAGTGATCTTATTCCGACCCGCATTGGTAACCCTGCGTAACGGACAGTTGGGAGGGATGTTCCTGTTCTTGCTGGCATTTGTCATTTACCTTTGGGAAAATGACAAATGGGTGCAGGGAAGTATCGCGCTTTCATTGGTCGCACTGAAACCCCAATATGGCATCCCTATCCTGTTGCTGCTTGCGATCTGGCTGGTGAGACACAAAAAAATCCCGGCGCTGCTCGCATTATCTGTCTCGGGCGTTCTGTTGTTTGTTCTCGGGTGGTTAATAGATTCATCCTGGGTCAGTACGTTTCTTGAGATCGCAAGCCGGAAATCCCAGCATACTTTTGGCTTCAATCCCACAATGTGGGGAGTATCAGCCTATGTTTGCGAAAACAGATCCGTTTGCACGTTCCTTGTTGGGGGATCGTTCAGCCTTTTGCTGACACTGCCGGTTTTGATCTTTACGTTTCGAATAAAAGAGATATTATCCGCTTTTCATGTGGGCATAGTGACCACAACAACACTTATCGTCACACCTTATATCTGGGCTTATGATCAGATCCTTTTGTTGATCCCCATGTTTTTGATCGTGGCTTATCTCGCAAACAACGGATACACCTACCTGAAAACTTCCCTTGTCTTCCTTGCTTTTTCTATAATGTCTTTGGGGCTTCTTTTTCTTGCGAGTCTTCTCCGAACGGATGTCTGGAGCGCATTACTGCCGATACTCGTCCTGCTTGCGCTGATCTGGCTGTATGCAAAAAAGACCAACCTTGATCTATCGAACAGCCAGCCGCTTCCAGATGTATAA
- a CDS encoding homogentisate 1,2-dioxygenase, with amino-acid sequence MPFYHKLGKIPHKRHTQFKKPDGKLYREELMGLEGFSSLQSILYHHFLPPRVARTADCGPAKPEYVDFGPIRHRALTTAQTPLGADPVSGRIPLLGNNDVILGVSRAPKGTMDYFYRNSQAYETWWVHDGSGTLKSQFGNLPFRKGDYIVIPFGTTWKMELNEETKFFTIENPSQLEPPKRYRNKYGQLLEHAPFCERDIRIPEELETHTERGEFEVRVKVRDRISQHILDYHPHDVIGWDGYLYPWIFNIEDFEPITGRIHQPPPVHQTFEGWNFVVCSFVPRLFDYHPEGIPAPYNHSNIQSDEVIYYAEGNFMSRKGIDRSDISLHPFGLPHGPQPGMTEASIGKTETQELAVMVDTFHPLHLTKQALEMEKPYMETWLEGDGE; translated from the coding sequence ATGCCTTTTTATCACAAGCTTGGCAAAATCCCCCACAAACGCCACACACAGTTCAAAAAGCCCGACGGCAAACTCTACCGCGAAGAACTGATGGGGTTGGAGGGGTTCTCCTCCCTGCAATCCATCCTCTACCACCACTTCCTCCCGCCACGCGTGGCTAGGACAGCCGATTGTGGACCCGCCAAACCCGAATACGTGGATTTCGGTCCGATCCGCCACCGCGCCCTTACCACGGCTCAGACTCCGCTCGGGGCTGATCCCGTGTCCGGGCGGATTCCCCTGCTCGGCAACAACGACGTCATCCTCGGCGTCTCCCGCGCCCCCAAAGGGACGATGGATTACTTCTACCGAAACTCGCAGGCATACGAGACCTGGTGGGTACATGACGGCAGCGGTACGCTCAAGAGTCAATTCGGCAACCTGCCCTTCCGCAAGGGAGATTACATCGTCATCCCCTTCGGCACCACCTGGAAGATGGAACTGAACGAAGAGACCAAATTCTTCACCATCGAGAATCCCAGCCAACTCGAGCCGCCGAAGCGCTACCGCAACAAATACGGTCAACTGCTCGAACACGCCCCCTTCTGCGAACGTGACATCCGAATCCCTGAAGAGTTGGAAACGCATACCGAGCGCGGCGAGTTCGAGGTCCGTGTAAAGGTGCGTGACCGCATCTCCCAGCACATCCTCGACTACCATCCCCACGACGTCATCGGCTGGGACGGCTATCTCTACCCGTGGATCTTCAACATCGAAGATTTTGAACCGATCACGGGACGCATTCACCAGCCTCCGCCCGTCCACCAGACCTTCGAAGGCTGGAACTTCGTCGTTTGCTCCTTCGTGCCGCGCCTGTTCGACTACCATCCCGAAGGCATCCCCGCGCCGTACAACCACTCCAACATCCAATCGGACGAGGTCATCTACTACGCCGAAGGGAATTTCATGAGCCGTAAAGGCATCGACCGCTCTGACATCAGCCTGCATCCGTTCGGTCTGCCGCACGGACCTCAGCCCGGCATGACCGAAGCCTCCATCGGCAAGACCGAAACGCAGGAGCTTGCCGTCATGGTGGATACCTTCCATCCCCTGCACCTGACCAAGCAGGCACTCGAAATGGAAAAGCCTTACATGGAGACCTGGCTCGAAGGCGATGGCGAGTAA
- a CDS encoding YbaK/EbsC family protein: MDTLSPSAQKIQNLLNSLGYSYTVIEHAESTRTAQEAADRAGCELGQIVKSLIFKGRDSGKPILVLTSGPNRANEKRISEYAGEPIGKADADFVRAVTGFAIGGVPPLGHIEQMETYIDEDFLQYPTIWAAAGTPNAIFELKTEDLQKMTGGKVVSIK; encoded by the coding sequence ATGGACACCTTATCTCCCTCCGCACAAAAGATACAAAATTTATTGAACTCGCTCGGCTATTCGTACACCGTGATCGAACATGCCGAGTCGACGCGCACGGCACAGGAAGCCGCCGACCGCGCAGGCTGTGAACTCGGGCAGATCGTAAAGTCGTTGATCTTCAAGGGCAGGGATTCGGGCAAGCCGATCCTGGTACTGACCAGCGGACCGAACCGCGCGAACGAGAAGCGCATCAGCGAGTACGCAGGTGAACCGATCGGCAAAGCCGATGCCGATTTTGTCCGCGCCGTGACGGGCTTTGCGATTGGCGGCGTACCTCCGCTCGGTCACATCGAACAAATGGAAACCTACATTGACGAAGACTTCTTGCAATATCCCACCATCTGGGCGGCGGCTGGCACGCCGAATGCGATCTTCGAATTAAAGACCGAAGATTTACAAAAGATGACGGGCGGCAAAGTCGTTTCGATCAAATAA
- a CDS encoding GNAT family N-acetyltransferase yields the protein MTKSIQYENTLTLNNEPFRFKQETISAEEYIDFLARTDLGQQYPKEDFVNRIKTLVENVQVSLVVRNAESQIVGVCFGLTDFAYWLMLTDLGVDRDYARLGIGKILVETAHELAGGEKNIVLCAYVNDKAIPFYEKLGMKKSVEVMEKANIDWTPFEVGKDDELTS from the coding sequence ATGACTAAATCCATCCAATACGAGAACACCCTCACCTTAAACAACGAGCCGTTCCGCTTCAAGCAGGAAACTATTTCCGCCGAAGAATACATTGACTTCCTCGCAAGAACGGACTTGGGACAGCAATATCCCAAAGAAGACTTCGTCAACCGCATAAAAACACTCGTGGAAAATGTGCAGGTCAGCCTCGTCGTCCGCAACGCGGAGAGTCAAATCGTCGGCGTATGTTTCGGCTTGACCGATTTCGCCTACTGGCTGATGCTGACCGACCTCGGCGTGGACAGAGATTACGCGCGCCTCGGCATCGGAAAAATCCTCGTCGAAACCGCGCACGAACTCGCAGGCGGAGAGAAGAATATCGTCCTGTGTGCCTATGTCAATGACAAGGCGATCCCGTTTTATGAAAAACTGGGGATGAAAAAATCTGTCGAAGTGATGGAAAAGGCCAATATCGACTGGACTCCATTCGAGGTAGGAAAAGACGATGAACTCACTTCATGA
- a CDS encoding YeeE/YedE thiosulfate transporter family protein encodes MNFPLPEFIVVSAANPWTYVLFGVIGFAFGYVLEMSGFGDSRKLAAQFYFTELTVLKVMFTAIVTAMVLLFGAVSLGILNFSQVWVNPTYLWSGILGGLIMGVGFIIGGFCPTTSLASASTGKIDGMFFMLGGFVGAALFAETEPLFSSWYNNAGFYGRLTLDQVFGIPVGVVVLLVVLMALFMFWGAEQLERIIGKKDMSREPKLRIAGAGALVALALAVMFIGEPSFEQRYNKLTFTRTETIMVEGQDPIINTITYTADQMLANRLVFVTPAEAFKAKYNQQVKPVYLDVRSEADYNLYHIDGAVNVPLARIEEVIPALLSEPPDNTIFLVMSNDETAAVQAWKLLSADGVPNVYILEGGVNNWIAFFGVDEPLRPNPNAGDDQLGYLFPAALGNRYESCSPDPIAYEHLEFVEKIKLQLKRDKSGGGCG; translated from the coding sequence ATGAACTTCCCCCTCCCTGAATTTATCGTCGTCAGCGCTGCCAACCCGTGGACGTATGTGCTCTTCGGTGTGATTGGCTTTGCTTTCGGCTACGTGCTCGAAATGTCGGGCTTTGGAGACTCCCGGAAACTCGCCGCGCAGTTCTATTTCACCGAGCTGACCGTGCTCAAGGTCATGTTCACCGCCATTGTCACAGCGATGGTACTGCTCTTCGGCGCAGTCTCGCTCGGCATCCTTAATTTCAGCCAGGTGTGGGTCAACCCGACCTATCTTTGGTCAGGCATCCTCGGCGGGTTGATCATGGGCGTCGGTTTCATCATCGGCGGGTTCTGCCCGACCACGTCGCTCGCTTCCGCATCCACAGGCAAAATTGACGGCATGTTCTTCATGCTCGGCGGATTTGTCGGCGCGGCGCTCTTTGCCGAGACCGAACCGCTCTTCTCGAGCTGGTACAACAACGCCGGCTTCTACGGACGCCTGACCCTCGACCAGGTCTTCGGCATTCCCGTCGGCGTGGTCGTCCTGTTGGTCGTACTGATGGCGCTCTTCATGTTCTGGGGCGCGGAGCAGCTCGAACGCATCATCGGCAAGAAGGACATGAGCCGGGAGCCCAAACTCCGCATCGCCGGCGCGGGCGCTCTGGTTGCGCTTGCCCTCGCGGTGATGTTCATCGGCGAACCTTCCTTCGAACAGCGCTACAACAAACTGACCTTCACACGCACCGAAACCATCATGGTCGAAGGGCAGGACCCCATCATCAACACCATCACCTACACGGCTGACCAGATGCTCGCCAACCGGCTGGTCTTCGTCACACCGGCCGAAGCCTTCAAGGCGAAATACAACCAGCAGGTCAAACCTGTTTATCTGGATGTGCGCTCCGAAGCGGATTACAACCTGTATCACATCGACGGCGCGGTCAACGTGCCGCTCGCGCGCATCGAGGAGGTCATTCCCGCGCTGTTGAGCGAGCCGCCCGACAATACGATCTTCCTCGTGATGAGCAACGACGAGACCGCCGCAGTGCAGGCATGGAAGCTCCTGTCTGCGGATGGCGTGCCGAACGTGTACATCCTCGAAGGCGGAGTCAACAACTGGATCGCTTTCTTCGGCGTGGATGAACCGCTTCGCCCCAACCCGAATGCCGGCGACGACCAATTGGGCTATCTCTTCCCCGCGGCTTTGGGCAACCGCTACGAATCATGCTCACCCGACCCGATCGCGTATGAACATCTGGAATTTGTCGAGAAGATCAAATTGCAGTTGAAACGCGATAAAAGCGGGGGCGGCTGCGGGTAA